The nucleotide sequence GGCTATTCTTTTCATTGAAATAAAAGCGTACaatataacttctttttttgaaggaaagcaTACAATATAACTGTCAATCATAATTCctcatttatatattaaaataaaataaaaaaaaaagaccaatcATTCATAATTATACATTTATCTTAAGTGAAATACTGATCATAATCCTAAATATATAATCTCTACGCAATACAATCAACCAAACCAGATCACCACATAACTTTTAGCCTAGAGAGAGAAGTATGATCCATCTTACTGACAATCCTGCACAAATAGCAAGTTCTCTAATTGACTAGGTGGGGCAACTCTCTTCCTAACCAACATTTCTACTGTGGGAGGACATTTTCTCTTCGCCCCTCCCCTTGGCCTTGACCTGAATTCTTCATCAGCTTCTTCAAAATCACCCTATATATATGAAGTAAATCTTGATGAGCATTTTAATTCATCACAAGTTTTTATACCACAAGAATAAGCTAGGACGGAGAACTTACAAGGGCAAAAGCATGTTTTGCAGTCTTTTCATGATTATCTCTCACGTGTTTGTAAGCAAATCTCATTCCACAATTAGGAAATCCACACACAAACGGCTTTACTTGAAAGTGTACAGCCTTCTCATGCTTATGAAGATTAGATTTCTGTAGAAGCGAATCCACAATTGGAAGTTAAAAAATGTTGCAAAAATTTGGAATTAAGCATAGTGTATGAATGCCAATGTATGGCGGAGGAGGTATCTTACAGTTGAGAACGTGCTGTCACAACCCTCAAATTCACATTTAAATGCTTCGGATGAATTGCTGGCTTCGTGTGTGCGGAGATGCCTcttcatgttcttcttcagttgCTTAGTCCCACAAGTGTCACAGGTCACATATTGATGGCAGGATTTAACATGAGCTTTAAGGCACTCGGAATTGGTGAAAAATTTCATGCAACCGGGCTCTAAGCACACCACTTCAATTGTTTCAAGCCTAACTGCAAAATAAAGGTTTTCATCAAAATCATGACAGCAGCTTTCATAAATCTAAATAAAGGACTGCACAGCAAACAGTTGATGGAAAACTAGCAAATTCATATAGCAAAATCGAAAGAAAGGAAACTTGCCATGAGAATCTTCATGCTTCTGTAGTTGTGATGCATATCTGAAAACCTTACCACAGCCAATTTCAGGACATACAAACTGCTTCTGATTTTCACCACTACAAGGAGGGGTAGAATTCTCATCATGCATCTCTTCAACATGTCTTTTCAAATTGCTTTGCAATGAGAAGCCACTTTTGCAATTCTCAATAGGACATTTAAAAGTTTTCCCTTGATGTTGTAGAAGGTGACGATTCAGATGATCCTTTCTTCTGTAGCTCGCCTTACAATTTTCAAGGCTACATACAAATGGCCTCTGTACAAATCACAAGAAATTGTTAATACTGTAAAAAGAAGCGAACAGAAATCCGACAACTGCTGATTAGCTTTGACAAGAACAAGAGACACATGAACAAACTGCAAACCTCGTTTTGAATTGAGCGTGACCGAGGCATATCCTTGATGAAGCTTCTCAGGAGGTCTCCCAACCTGATACTAATCCACCAAGGCCAAGCGTAATGCCTCGCGCATATTGGAGTTCTTTGTCTGGGATCCAATGCTTTCACACTATAATGtccataattattttatagatcATTTTAGTGTCTAAAAGATTACTTTCCTGCAAAAACATGTATCTTCAGTTCactcatattcatatttttcaagGAATAGAATTCCGGAACATTACCAAACATAGAAACATGCAAATCATCTTCACATTTTTCAACAAGTACATTATTATAAAGTATAAACTAGTTTAATTTAGAAAGCTCCAATACACAAGtatttacaacaaaaacaaataataaatcatTTATAAGTATaaacaagttaaatttagaAGACACATTAAACAAGTATacacaacaaaatcaaacaagtAAACACAGCAAAATCAAATAGAACCATGTGATGCTTATGATTGAACAAATACCTCAAGGGAATGGCTTTGCATATGCTGCAGCAAATAAGCATGTTTTTTAAAACTAGCACCACATTCCTCACAAGTATTAGCTTTCAAACCACCCTCTAATGATTCAGGTTCAGTTTCAACTCTTGCTTTCTCCATCTCCTCCTaaaattcacataaaaaaaGTGTCACTAACAATACAATACACCATACACAATCAATCACACATATTTGACTATAGAAGCTCTAATTgcttaattaactaattaaacttaaacataaacaattaggatttaaaaaaccctaaaatcatAAAACTAAAAAGATGTTGATCTCTCTTAATATAAGAAGAGAAGATGTTGTGGAAATCCTATTAATGCCCCAGCCTGGTTAATTGACAAATCACCAAAGTAAGGGTAAAATCTGTCTTTAACTTACTTTATTCAACCAAATTACCACAATTAACTAAGATGATGTCATGTAACTACAAATAACTAATAGTGTAGTTCATTTGCTCTTCATAAAGCCATTTCCATTTGATGCCAACTAAATAAATCCGATCGaaaaaagttttcttttgtacaaaaatGTATAATCTAATGTCAGATCTACAATCAATTGGAggcaaattttcaatttcaaattctctTATATTGTCATTCACTACTCTTTCATAATTTAatactctctcattctctctctttctctctttcaaaaaaaaaaaatctctctcaTTCTCTCAACTGTCTCTCCTCTCTCATATTCCTTTTCCACTTCTCTCTTTGACAACAAGAAGAACACGGCAGGTATAAGAATTCATTTTCctaatatcattaattatttcatttgttgttgaccttcatatcatgtatatttaacaaaaacagtcctaacacaattttaaaattatatcaacaacaaaaaagcaaatatacaaaatatattcatttgtaaataaaaaaaaaaactatgtttttaGTTAAACCACAACAAGTAAAGTAATAGcataaagtgaattttttttagaaagaaatgaatattatttgagtcatattacaagaaaatctaagtgaaatttttgttaaatcatAACAAGTAATAACAGAAAGTGaatattgaaagtgaaaaaaaaaaatcttttgatttgcaaataaaatttttattcatctgtaaaaaaaaataaaaaatctgttCTATCAAAGATTCATTGAAAAAACAGACTTTTTTATCAGTAGCATCGGAACTAAAAAAGAttcatctacaaaaaaaattttacatctctagaaataaaacaaaatcacatccaatttcatatttgtattgttgttgttgcatgtaatggaaacaaaatatgtaaagATCTGGACAACATACAAGATTGGGATGAAAACACGTAAGCTCTTTCCCGGCGCGGTGGTTGCAAGCTCCGGGGTGGTGGTCACCGGCGAAGGTTGTCCGTTCCTGATATTTTTAAATGGGTTTTGTAGAGAAGATGGAGGGGACTCTTTTTATGGTGATGGATTTTCAAAAATGAAGATGGTGGAGCAATGTAAAGACCGCCGGAGACACTGAAGGAGGGAGGAGGCGGCGGCTAGGGTTTATTTGAGAATGAGAGAGTTTTCCAGATTTCTttggtgaagagagagaaaattaacttTGAAATAAATACGGTGTGTGtggaataaagttaaatgacaaaaaataaaataaaaagaaaattataaaaaatactcTAGGTTTGTACGAGATAGAAAGGGGTAAAGGGTATCgactttttttattgcaaaattagtgtaacataataaaaataaaaataaataaattctttaaaaaatatataaaaaataataataataatttctttatcaaataataaaaaaatagtagtagtttatttaacctctaaaaatataatttaataaatgttattttacacacacatatatatatatatatatatatatatatatatatatatatatatatatatatctaacgACGTGTTTTTTTACAAGATCTAAAGACGTGttgttacattaattaatgaatattaaaatttaattttttttatattcataaaaacataacgtaaatatatttcattgttACATAAAAATAACGGTAAAACATTGATCGTTTGATACATACAACATACCAAAGAGAGTAGTAGAAAAAGAGTGATGTGTATAGATTTGAAGTGAGACAGTAACAGACGATGTATAAATAGTTTAAgagacaaattttaaaaaagattgacAAAATATATCATACAAGGGTCAACTTATCActtcagaattttaaaataattgtttgtaAACGAGACAAGTTGTCACTTcgcaaaaatttaaaaaaattattataagacatgctgatataaattttaaaataagtattgaacatattttggtagtggtcggagtttgaacctcggaccttggatatattatgcattatccaaaccaactgaactaaactcacgaggacataaGTATTGAACATATGATTTGTCATCActgacatatattataaaataattattatacacGAGACAAGAGATAcactaatatatattattaaacattattctccttccttcaaaaaaacattattctctttttttttttcaaaccataACGTAAGTGAAAAACtaacttaaaaaatatagtaGAATTATACACAGCATTTGTTATCATTGAgtacaaattcaaaataattataacacaAAGAGACAAGTTTTAGCCGAtatgaattttaagataattattaaccacatgatatatatatatatatatatatatatatatatatatatatatatacattataaaatatttattatacatattgttattgttaacttaaaaaaactttaataattattattatggcgAAATTGTCACTGATACAAATCTACTAACATCTAAATCTTCTAACAATATCTAAAAAACGAAGTccagcaaaataaataaattagtctaCAGTTATCAGTGGAAATTAGTTATACATGACCATTATctgtaattaatttaaaaaaaaaattagaacataATAAACAAGTTGTCGCTcgtataaatttcaaaataattattaaccatgtgacatgtcatcacttatatatatatattttttttaagaaaatcacttatatatattataaaatattttcttgagggattatattgtaaaatatttattatacacgAAATAAGTTGTCATTGTTAACtttaaaagttattattataCATGGGCGAAGTCGTCACTAATATCTACTTTTGAAGGTCTACTTTTGAATGACTTCGACTATAAATGATTGATCTACAGTTTCAATACTTgtaaaacttatttattaaaaaaatctcaaatccaAACCAGATCTGATACATATAGTCACTTTatggtgttgtttttgttgttgaatgcATAAAGTTGAGAAGAAATTACACAGATTTGATACTTATCTTTTAGTGtctcttatgttgtttttgttgatgttgttgcatGTATGAAGTTTGAGAAAAAATTGCACTCCATTGATGTAGTAGATGCAGATGAAGAAGTATTGTGCATATATTTAGGTGCTATAGTGACAATTTCAGTTAATAGGCAGTCAAAAACATGGTCTGAACTCTAAAGCATCCTAAACATTTGAGTTTTGAACTGAGTGATGGGGTCAAACGTGGTAAAAATTTACAATGAAACAACGAAAGTGTTAGACAACACAGATctcaaaattactaattttcaAGATTCCTCCTTTTGCAAATATAATTTGATAGAAAGATAGAGGAGAAAGAGAGCTTCAATAGTATGCATTTTGTTTGGAAAAAGAAGGCTGGTCGGAGTAGTTAGTCGCCAGAAATAGGGTGGCAGCGGCTAGGGTTTCTAATGCGGGTGGAGAACACttgaatgagagagagagaatgagaagtTGAAATGAATATTtggtttatgattttctttgttttagtgTTATAATTTGGGCTATTGGCTATTAATGGGCCGAAATTTAAAGAAGTCCGTCCTATTTTCTTTTAActcatttaaaaactaaacttttttatctcaatattttttttgaaagttccttttaaaattttgacaaaaaaataaataaaatttctctttcAAATATATGGTATACGGGAGAGAGAGAAGTTGTTatcttctctttcaaaattaataccactcaattaatttttattatatatttaactatttaaaaataatatatttaactatttaaatttcaaaattactttctcaaaaaaaaaaaaaattaatattaaaactaTGGTTATACATGTGACTATTCACCAATATTTTTGCTCATGTTagttattgataaaaaatttaaaactaaggTCATACATGTGACTATTcaccaataatataattttaaaatggttaTTATATATTGGACAAGTCGTCAGTctcacaaatttttaaaacaaatattatacaTAGAAGAAGTTGTcattgttgaaaatttaaaataattattatataatggACAAGTcgtcacaaataaaaatatagaaataattatCATCACCGTTAAACACATACACGGGAttgtatttattaaattttcaaagtAAATACTAAGctacatattataaaataattattatacatgATCAGTCAGgttgtttttgataaaataaaataaaatagttataacACAAAAGACAAATCGacgttgatataaattttaaaatctttatttcACACTTGATAAGTGTTCAAtgttcaaatttaataattatttgacacAGGTCAAATCGACACTGATAAATTTTTTAGCATAATTGTTATAGAcgatataagtttttttttaaggattatagACAATGTCactgttgaaaatttaaaaatctattATTATACACATGAGATGTTgtcaataacataaaattaaaataattataa is from Medicago truncatula cultivar Jemalong A17 chromosome 1, MtrunA17r5.0-ANR, whole genome shotgun sequence and encodes:
- the LOC120580532 gene encoding transcription factor IIIA isoform X2 → MEKARVETEPESLEGGLKANTCEECGASFKKHAYLLQHMQSHSLERPFVCSLENCKASYRRKDHLNRHLLQHQGKTFKCPIENCKSGFSLQSNLKRHVEEMHDENSTPPCSGENQKQFVCPEIGCGKVFRYASQLQKHEDSHVRLETIEVVCLEPGCMKFFTNSECLKAHVKSCHQYVTCDTCGTKQLKKNMKRHLRTHEASNSSEAFKCEFEGCDSTFSTKSNLHKHEKAVHFQVKPFVCGFPNCGMRFAYKHVRDNHEKTAKHAFALGDFEEADEEFRSRPRGGAKRKCPPTVEMLVRKRVAPPSQLENLLFVQDCQ
- the LOC120580532 gene encoding transcription factor IIIA isoform X1, coding for MEESIQSDEIPKFRDIRRYYCQFCGICRSKKNLITSHINSEHKEEMEKARVETEPESLEGGLKANTCEECGASFKKHAYLLQHMQSHSLERPFVCSLENCKASYRRKDHLNRHLLQHQGKTFKCPIENCKSGFSLQSNLKRHVEEMHDENSTPPCSGENQKQFVCPEIGCGKVFRYASQLQKHEDSHVRLETIEVVCLEPGCMKFFTNSECLKAHVKSCHQYVTCDTCGTKQLKKNMKRHLRTHEASNSSEAFKCEFEGCDSTFSTKSNLHKHEKAVHFQVKPFVCGFPNCGMRFAYKHVRDNHEKTAKHAFALGDFEEADEEFRSRPRGGAKRKCPPTVEMLVRKRVAPPSQLENLLFVQDCQ